One genomic window of Oryctolagus cuniculus chromosome 11, mOryCun1.1, whole genome shotgun sequence includes the following:
- the MFSD5 gene encoding molybdate-anion transporter, translated as MLVTAYLVFVGLLASCLGLELSRCRAKPPGRACSNPSFLQFQLDFYQVYFLALAADWLQAPYLYKLYQHYHFLEGQIAILYVCGLASTVLFGLVASSLVDWLGRKKSCVLFSLTYSLCCLTKLSQDYFVLLVGRALGGLSTALLFSAFEAWYIHEHVEHHDFPAEWIPATFARAAFWNHVLAVAAGVAAEAVASWMGLGPVAPFVAAIPLLALAGSLALRSWGENYDRQRAFSRTCAGGLRCLLSDRRVLLLGTIQALFESVIFIFVFLWTPVLDPHGAPLGIVFSSFMAASLLGSSLYRIATSKRYHLQPMHLLSLAVLIVVFSLFMLTFSTSPGQESPVESFIAFLLIELACGLYFPSMSFLRRKVIPETEQAGVLNWFRVPLHLLACLGLLVLHDSDRKTGTRNMFSICSAVMVMALLAVVGLFTVVRHDAELRVPSPSGEPYAPEL; from the coding sequence ATGCTCGTGACTGCCTACCTGGTTTTTGTGGGTCTCCTGgcctcctgcctggggctggagctgtcgAGATGCCGGGCCAAGCCCCCTGGACGGGCCTGCAGCAACCCCTCTTTCCTTCAGTTCCAACTGGATTTCTATCAGGTCTACTTCCTGGCCCTGGCGGCCGACTGGCTGCAGGCCCCCTACCTCTATAAACTCTATCAGCATTACCACTTCCTGGAGGGTCAGATCGCCATCCTCTATGTCTGTGGCCTTGCCTCCACAGTCCTCTTTGGCCTGGTGGCTTCCTCCCTCGTGGACTGGCTGGGTCGCAAGAAGTCTTGTGTGCTCTTCTCCCTCACTTACTCTCTGTGCTGCTTAACCAAACTGTCTCAGGACTACTTTGTGCTGTTGGTGGGCCGAGCCCTCGGAGGGCTCTCCACAGCCCTGCTCTTCTCGGCCTTCGAGGCCTGGTACATCCATGAGCACGTGGAGCACCATGACTTCCCCGCTGAGTGGATCCCAGCCACCTTTGCCCGAGCTGCCTTCTGGAACcacgtgctggctgtagcggcagGCGTGGCAGCCGAGGCTGTGGCTAGCTGGATGGGGCTGGGACCCGTGGCTCCCTTCGTGGCTGCCATCcctctcctggccctggctggctcCTTGGCCCTCCGCAGCTGGGGAGAGAACTATGACCGGCAGCGAGCCTTCTCAAGGACTTGTGCTGGAGGCCTGCGCTGCCTCTTGTCGGACCGCCGCGTGCTGCTGCTGGGCACCATACAAGCCCTGTTTGAGAGTGTCATTTTCATCTTTGTCTTCCTCTGGACGCCCGTGCTGGACCCACACGGGGCCCCACTGGGCATTGTCTTCTCCAGCTTCATGGCAGCCAGCCTCCTTGGCTCTTCCCTGTACCGCATCGCCACCTCCAAGAGGTACCACCTGCAGcccatgcacctgctgtcccTTGCTGTTCTCATCGTCGTCTTCTCTCTCTTCATGTTAACGTTCTCCACCAGCCCGGGCCAGGAGAGTCCAGTGGAGTCCTTCATAGCCTTTCTGCTCATTGAGTTGGCGTGCGGGCTCTACTTTCCCAGCATGAGTTTCCTGCGGAGAAAGGTGATCCCCGAAACAGAGCAGGCTGGCGTCCTCAACTGGTTCCGGGTGCCCCTGCACTTACTggcctgcctggggctcctcgTCCTCCATGACAGCGATCGGAAGACAGGCACCCGGAACATGTTCAGCATCTGCTCTGCCGTCATGGTGATGGCTCTGCTGGCCGTGGTGGGACTCTTCACCGTGGTACGGCATGACGCCGAGCTGCGAGTGCCCTCACCCTCTGGGGAGCCCTATGCCCCTGAACTCTAG
- the LOC127491183 gene encoding sperm mitochondrial-associated cysteine-rich protein, translating into MDFSLGLRLGPRNKKAAHQQPPTPPGHGPPAASPCLPCAPSAYAGPCPGCPPPTCSCTACPCPGIPGPPCTCSCPPCPACPPACPHTACIPCSGPPLTCCHVSPCPLYPCSQGPAAWRNPRLGCSGGQVPAWGPPGSSGCCRGPRTSQGCCLII; encoded by the coding sequence ATGGACTTCTCTCTGGGCCTGCGCTTGGGGCCTCGGAACAAGAAGGCTGCACACCAACAGCCCCCTACACCCCCTGGGCATGGCCCACCGGCTGCCTCTCCTTGTCTGCCCTGTGCCCCTTCTGCCTATGCTGGCCCTTGTCCCGGCTgcccccctcccacctgctcctgcaCCGCCTGTCCCTGTCCTGGCATCCCTGGcccaccctgcacctgctcttgccctccctgccctgcctgtcctCCCGCGTGCCCCCACACCGCCTGCATCCCGTGCTCGGGCCCACCCCTGACTTGCTGCCACGTCTCCCCATGTCCCCTTTATCCTTGTTCCCAGGGCCCAGCTGCCTGGCGGAACCCCCGCTTGGGCTGCAGTggaggccaagtgcctgcctggGGGCCTCCAGGCTCCAGCGGCTGCTGCAGGGGCCCGCGCACTTCTCAGGGGTGCTGTCTCATAATCTAG